The proteins below are encoded in one region of Deltaproteobacteria bacterium:
- the rph gene encoding ribonuclease PH, with protein MKKSGTGPALKRSGGRKAGEIRPIRIVEGVQKHAEGSVLFEMGDTKVVCAASIEERVPPFLKGTGKGWVTAEYSMLPRSTDTRVAREGRTGKVQGRTYEIQRLIGRALRAVVDFEALGERTITIDCDVLQADGGTRTASINGAWIALWQACARLVSGGTISWNPVREPVAAISVGVVGGRILVDLDYEEDSSAEVDMNVVMTGSGDMVEVQGTAEGRPFTRGQLDAMLRAAMGAGKSIARMQNSWRRGSK; from the coding sequence ATGAAGAAGTCGGGGACCGGCCCGGCCTTGAAACGCTCGGGAGGAAGAAAGGCAGGGGAGATCCGCCCGATCCGGATCGTCGAAGGGGTGCAGAAGCACGCTGAAGGGTCGGTTCTTTTTGAAATGGGCGACACGAAAGTGGTCTGCGCCGCGTCGATCGAAGAGCGGGTTCCGCCATTCCTCAAGGGAACCGGCAAGGGATGGGTCACCGCGGAATATTCGATGCTGCCGCGTTCCACGGACACACGGGTGGCCAGAGAGGGGAGAACGGGGAAGGTCCAGGGGCGCACGTATGAAATCCAGCGCCTGATCGGGCGCGCATTGAGGGCGGTGGTGGATTTCGAGGCGCTGGGAGAAAGGACGATCACGATAGACTGCGACGTGCTCCAGGCTGACGGAGGGACGCGCACGGCGTCGATCAACGGCGCCTGGATCGCCTTGTGGCAGGCATGCGCACGGCTGGTATCGGGCGGAACGATTTCATGGAATCCCGTCCGGGAGCCCGTCGCGGCGATCAGCGTCGGCGTCGTGGGAGGCAGGATCCTCGTCGACCTCGACTACGAGGAGGATTCATCCGCCGAAGTGGACATGAACGTGGTAATGACGGGTAGCGGGGACATGGTCGAGGTCCAGGGAACCGCCGAAGGCAGGCCGTTCACCCGCGGCCAGCTCGACGCAATGCTACGGGCGGCCATGGGCGCGGGGAAAAGTATCGCGCGGATGCAGAATTCCTGGAGGCGGGGGAGCAAGTGA
- a CDS encoding PAS domain S-box protein has protein sequence MADDTPKRSRAVRPKASRRGNRENARLLAELRESEERYRRVVERYPDVVAILQDGKVAYINEPGVKFFGGVSPEDLVGRNAMDLVHPDSRELAGRRIGELMEERKGTPVEEAKFLRLDGTAVDVEVHAIPTVYQGRPAVLGFVRDLTERKRAEEELRSSGETLQALINASPLAIVTFDPVGNIRMWNPAAERMFGWMAQEVVGRPHPIVPEDKKEEFRAFREFALGGGTFTGKELRRVRKDGSAIEISVSTAPLRDASGGITSIMSIITDISERKRAEEALRLSEDQLRQAQKMEAVGRLAGGIAHDFNNLLMAITGYSELLLDRVGDSEPMWREIEEIRRAGARAAALTRQLLAFSRRQVLQPKLLELNSVVLNVERMLRRLIGEDVELVTSLGEGLGKVKADPGQVEQVIVNLAVNSRDAMPAGGRLDIRTANVDVPKGASSPPADVPAGEWVVLSMSDTGTGMSEEVKTHLYEPFFTTKEKGTGLGLATVYGIVRQSGGHIRVDSVSGRGTTFEIYLPRFDGAADPHDIAPAEPGSLGGRETILVVEDEEMVRELVCEILLRSGYTVLEAGNGEEALEISMRYGKPIHLMVTDMVMPKMSGQELAERLSPLRREMKVLFMSGYTDKVSLHHRVANREVAFLQKPFGPGTLTTKVREVLESGPGGTYR, from the coding sequence ATGGCTGACGATACTCCAAAGCGCTCCAGGGCCGTGCGCCCCAAGGCATCGCGAAGAGGCAACAGGGAAAACGCGCGTCTCCTCGCGGAGCTCAGGGAGAGCGAGGAACGATACCGCCGCGTCGTGGAGCGTTACCCTGACGTGGTCGCCATCCTGCAGGACGGAAAAGTCGCCTACATCAACGAGCCCGGGGTGAAGTTCTTCGGAGGAGTTTCGCCGGAGGATCTTGTCGGGCGGAACGCGATGGACCTTGTACACCCCGATTCCAGGGAGCTTGCGGGGAGGCGTATCGGGGAGTTGATGGAGGAGCGGAAGGGAACCCCCGTGGAAGAGGCGAAGTTCCTCCGGCTCGACGGCACCGCCGTGGACGTGGAGGTGCATGCGATACCCACCGTGTACCAGGGCCGCCCCGCCGTCCTTGGCTTCGTACGCGACCTTACCGAGCGAAAACGTGCGGAGGAGGAACTGCGGTCCAGCGGAGAGACTCTCCAGGCGCTCATCAACGCGTCGCCGCTGGCCATCGTCACGTTCGATCCGGTCGGGAACATACGTATGTGGAACCCGGCCGCCGAACGAATGTTCGGTTGGATGGCGCAGGAGGTGGTGGGCAGGCCTCACCCGATAGTTCCGGAGGACAAGAAGGAAGAATTCCGTGCGTTCCGTGAATTCGCACTCGGCGGCGGGACGTTCACCGGCAAGGAGCTTCGCCGCGTGCGAAAGGACGGCTCGGCCATCGAAATCAGCGTATCGACGGCGCCGTTGCGCGACGCGTCCGGCGGGATCACCAGCATAATGTCCATAATAACGGACATTTCCGAGCGGAAGCGGGCCGAGGAAGCGCTGCGGCTCAGCGAGGATCAGCTTCGCCAGGCTCAGAAGATGGAGGCGGTGGGAAGGCTGGCAGGAGGGATCGCCCACGACTTCAACAACCTGTTGATGGCGATAACTGGGTACAGCGAACTGTTGCTCGACCGGGTCGGCGACAGCGAACCGATGTGGAGAGAGATCGAGGAGATCCGCAGGGCCGGCGCGCGGGCGGCGGCGCTCACCCGCCAGCTTCTCGCCTTCAGCCGCCGCCAGGTTCTTCAGCCGAAGCTGCTTGAGTTGAACTCGGTAGTGCTGAACGTGGAAAGGATGCTCCGGCGGCTGATCGGCGAGGACGTCGAACTGGTCACTTCGCTGGGCGAGGGATTGGGGAAGGTGAAGGCCGATCCGGGCCAGGTTGAGCAGGTGATCGTGAACCTGGCGGTCAATTCCCGGGACGCCATGCCTGCGGGGGGCAGGCTCGATATCCGGACAGCGAACGTGGACGTTCCGAAGGGGGCATCTTCACCGCCCGCCGATGTTCCCGCGGGCGAATGGGTCGTTCTTTCGATGAGCGACACCGGCACGGGAATGAGCGAAGAAGTCAAGACGCACCTGTACGAACCATTCTTCACCACGAAGGAGAAGGGGACGGGCCTGGGGCTTGCCACCGTATACGGCATCGTCCGGCAGAGCGGGGGGCATATTCGGGTCGACAGCGTTTCCGGGCGGGGGACGACCTTCGAAATATACCTGCCCCGTTTCGACGGTGCGGCGGATCCCCACGATATCGCCCCCGCCGAGCCGGGTTCCCTGGGTGGAAGGGAAACGATCCTGGTGGTGGAAGACGAAGAAATGGTGCGTGAGCTTGTATGCGAAATTCTGCTGCGAAGCGGGTACACGGTGCTGGAGGCGGGTAACGGGGAAGAGGCGCTCGAGATATCCATGCGGTACGGGAAACCGATCCACCTTATGGTGACGGACATGGTGATGCCGAAGATGAGCGGGCAGGAGCTTGCCGAGCGGCTGTCCCCGCTTCGGCGGGAGATGAAGGTGCTTTTCATGTCCGGCTACACGGACAAGGTTTCATTGCATCACAGGGTGGCGAACCGGGAAGTGGCATTCCTGCAGAAACCGTTCGGTCCTGGAACGCTCACGACGAAGGTCCGCGAGGTGCTGGAATCGGGGCCGGGGGGGACGTATAGATGA